The sequence below is a genomic window from Lolium perenne isolate Kyuss_39 chromosome 4, Kyuss_2.0, whole genome shotgun sequence.
GATGTTTGAAATCCTCTAGTGAAGTTAAAGAATAGTGGACTAATATGTCAATGCATAAGAATTTGCAAAGAACGTTCTCATAGGATTTAAACTACACTTTGAAACTAGCTTGGGATAAGAATTTGCAAAAAGAATATGATCAAGACAAACACACTTTGAGAAGGATCCAAACTTGCATAAAGCAGCACCAAAAGTTAAACCTTCTGCAAAACACGGGCCACATACAAAATACTCCATGAGTAACAAACATGTGAACACTTCTCCTGGGAAACAGTGGCTACATGACCCGTTATTCATGTTAATGTCCCTGATTGAGATTCATTGACCTTAGGAACCGCGAGTCGTCAACACATAGACTCCAAGGAGTATTTATCAAATAGCATTCGATAAATCAGGTTGTATATGTGAGGGCTGAACATTTGAGGAAACACAGAGATAAGTGATGAAATGTTGATGATTTCTCGGGTTGATGATAAATCAGGTTGCTGAAAATTAGGTTAGAATTTACCGTTCTCATGGATCATGACCACGGGGTTCTTGTATTTGACCTGGAGATGCTCCAGTATTTTCTTCAGAGCCCACGGCATGGATGTCATGAAATCGGCTTTCAACCCAAATAGCAACTGTTAGGGTTTAAGTtgagcaacacacacacacaaacaatTGATTTAGTTATGCTGGAAACAAATTTCACTTCCCAGCAAAATTTAGTGAAATGAATTATATCGGCAAATACCTGATTCATTGAGTTCACAAATGGCACTGCAAGGATACATTTATGGAATTGTTAGATTAATCCATTTCTCTCATTCATTGTGGTACATAACATATATAACTTAAGGTTCTTAGTCAAGTTCAAATCAAGCTTTGAAAAGATCAGCCCTCACATATACAGCAAAGTAGTGGTTAAATCTGACAGAATCGAAAGATCCACACTCTCTTCAGCTCTTCAGCGGTGATGGACAGTAGCCTGGACTATAAATTCTTCCACATCGGTGGGGGTAATCTCCATGCACCAATGGATGCATATACCTGTGTCATGATAACATGTCTTTTAGATGTAGTTACATGCAAATCCTAGCTCCTGTCAAATTTGAGATGCAGAGAAGGCCATACTATCCATTGTGGAAatcattcatccttgcagcagCTGCTACATCCTCTGGTGTTTGCGTTCTAGACACATACCACCAACCGAGCAAAAATGTGAGCCAAAATTCTCCTCGTATGGCCTGATCAGTAAGGAACAGAAAGGGAATATTTCACCTGTGAGAATTACTAATCCCAAATGCGATAGGTTGGTTCGGTAAAAGTGGTGCTCAGACTGGTGGCTCTGCCCTAGATCCAAAtttactttatgagttaatggAATGattcaaaacagaacagctcaAAGAAATCCGAATAGCtgtgcttccaaccaatccggttCTCAACCTCTCGGTGCAGGGTGCATTAGTTCATCTGGAATCCAAGTTTGGTTCATCCAGATTTTCTGTAAGACAAATCCAATCAAAGCAGGTGTACCATATAGTAGAACAAAAGAAAGCATACATGCAAATGACAGTAACAGCAAACAACTGACTTTTAGGCCAATCAAGAACAGATTGTAGCATCCACTGAAGGCATAACAAAACACAGTTAAAGTTTACTCACATGAATCTTCTCCCTCGTTCTAGACTCTTCGACTATACCATTGCCTAAACCTGCAGATCAATCCTTAAATTATTCTGCATTTAAACTCTTCGACTATACCATTGCCTAAACAATAACAGGTATATACAACGGAAGAGCAATTTTTGCTGAGGACGCTCTCACAGGCCGAGTAGTCTCCCGACCTTTAAAAGAGTGTAATACGTGTATCACAACTGCTCAAGTCAGCAGTGACAACATGTCAATCTGCTCATATTGCTGTCACAATTttacacaacaacagcaactgcgAGCAATTTTACAGGTCCATCAGCACGCTAGAATAGATGCATACAATTATAACTTACAATGGAGGCGAAATGCAGTTACAATATCAAAACCTCACGTTTCAATGGATTAGCAAACAAGCTGGTCAAACACATGCTGCATGGCACACTAGACCGTCAGGCAACCCGTGAACTTCTAGTTCTGAGCCTCAACATTGTTCACCCCTCTTGGGCTACTGACATTATTTGGCTGCTCATACTCCTGGCTTGGGAAAACTTCGGACTGCAAACCCATCGAGATGTTATTCACATGAAGCCATGTCAGCTCCCACAAGCTGTCACCCCCTATTGTGCTCCTCTTCGCAAGGATCCCTCTGCTCTTCATTGCAACAAGGATACTCCTGAGAAGTTCCGGGATCAGCTCTTGAAGCTTGTCACTGCGCTTGCCGCGGACCTTGATCTTGATGTACTTCTCCATTCTACTAAGGACTCCCAGCCACAATTTGCAGAAGCTGCTCAATCCAAAGAGATCTGGTAATAGTTGAAGGTAGACCTTTGCTACAAGCTTCATGGCGAGCACCAGGGATCCTTCCATGTTCCTGTAATCCTTCTGCGAGTGATTTTGCCCAATTTCCAGCAAATCATCCAGCAGAGCAAATATGACAAGGTCGAAAGCATGTGACCATGTGGAGGACTGGAGGCATATCCCTTCTGTTGCCGTTAGGCATCGCTGGAGTGAAACTAATGCGTGATTTCGCACCTCCTCCCTCTGATCCAAGCTCAACTTTTTTAGCGCTTGCAGCAATTTGAGCCACATCTCCCTGATTATTTCAAATCCTTTATCAGCTTCCTCACCTGGCCCCTGTGTATCTTGTGACCACCGGGCAAGATTACTGACAGAGTCAGCCATCAAATCCAGGGCACGAATGGACCTCTCTGTTAGACCAACCCTAGACTCAGCAAACTGTCTTGATGCTTCAATGCAGAAGGGATAATTGGATTTTGAAAGGTGACCCTCTGACATGATAAACATGATGGCCTCAAAGCCTACCCCTGAAGCATCAGGGTGGCGAGCTGTAATAGAGAGCAGCAAAACTACAGTCCTCCAGCCCATCTGTGATTTGATGTGTCCAGCATTAGCTTTGACAAGGCGTGCAACCTCTTGTGTAATGTTCTCACAGTATGCATCCGCTACACGTGCATCGAGCTTGAGAACTAATTGCAATGACCTCAGCAACTCGTCAGCAAGGTTCTCTTTGTATGGAAGTAACCTTTGGCATATCCTCAGAAGTCCAAAAATAGCTTTCTCCACAAGAGCACATGGCATGACTGTGGACTGAACTATGTTGGCGATATGCTCATATACACCTTGCCAGAGGAGCACAATTCGATCTCGATTGTTAAGTGTGATGGCAATCAGCAGTTCCAAGCAGAACACTGCGGTGTCCTCGTCATCTGGTGAGCTGGCAACCTTTTGAGGCCGTCCTGCAGCCCATATCAGAGCCCTGGCAAGCTGCAACAGTGAATCAGGTTGCAAAAATTTGCTCTCTGTAAATATACTATCAATGCGGCATTTCTGGATTGTCTGAAGAGTCCGCTGGtgggcagcaagttgctgctcagTTGGTTGTGATCTTGGTTCTTCACTGTCAAGTGAGAGTAGCTGACTAAATCTTCCCATGAGTCCAGAGGATTTCCGAGGTGTACCCATCACTGGAATATGAGATGTGGAAATTGAGCTAGGAGTAGGCTTTCCTTGGACAGTTTCCATAGAAGCCTCAGAATCATCAGCTGCATCACTAGCAACACGGGCAGGAAGAAGCCCTAGTTTATGCAGTCTCAATATGCAATCCAATACATTCCTCCAGCCAGTACGTATGTAATCCCCATATCTATTAGCTATGGTAAACAATGTCTCAGTTGCCAATCTAGCCTTCAGGTCATCTCCAAAGGCAGTAACTGGTTCCTCAACCAAAGAGGTATTCAAAAGAGTGGTGAATTTGCAGAGAGAAACAACAAGATCATCCAAAACATCTTCAAGATGATGAAATGCTGATATCTTTGCGATGCCCAAGAAGCCATCCACACAGGTCAACAGTACTTCTTCATGTTCCGAATGATCAAATACCACTGCAATTGCTGCAATGGTAGGGCCAGACATGATAGCAAACATATCATGGTCAAGCACAGGCTGAGAATCGCTAACAATATAAGGGGGTGTTGATTTGGACTTCCGCATTAGATCTATCCAGCGGCTAGGAGACATTTCTGAATATCCCATACCCTGCTCAGGCGTGGTCTTGATCTCATTTCTGCAGATAGCGTGGTATAGCTCAGACAACATCTCACGTGGAAGGTCATTACCCCCATTTATGTTCCTGTTATTTTTTATGAAGTCCTCCtcagtcatcttcttctttacctGCATGTTATGCTGATCAGTGTTCAGCATTATAATTGAGTAAGACAGCAGCAAAGCAGTGTCCTTATTCGCGAATGCTTGCGGGGCCTGCTCATAGTATCTATCTGAGAAGGCCTCAAGAACCCTCTGTATCTTCTGAGATTCTCCAGGCAACCGGAATGTCTCCAAAAATAGCCTCAGGGCTGTATCCAAGTTCATGTCCTCGAAGTCAAAGGTCTGAGCAAACTCATGTAGTACCTGAACACAAAACTCGTCATGATTGCCGAGAAAGTCTCCTACAAGATTCTTATCCAAACCAGCTGTGAAGCGGAAAAAACAAGCCACACTCTGAGGATCAAGCTTCTCAGGCAACAAATGATTGCCTTGAAGGAACTCCAGACCTTTCTTCGGGTCCCTGTTGAAGTGATCAGCACCAATCATTAGCCTCCTCTTAACATACTTCCTTTGTCGGACAAATTTAACCCAATGCTGAGGATCCGAAAAATTCTCGCACTTAACAGTCCAGAATGGAGCGTATTCATCAAGTTCCACAGGCCTGAGTTCAGGGCGAGAGGTTGCATTCCCGATCCGATCAGCCATTCCCTGAATCACAGCAATCAAGCCTTCCAGAGCAAGAATGTGCATAGAAGACAAGGGGCAGTTAATAGGAAATGCACTCTTTGATAGAAGATTTGCAAGCTCCTCAAACACATTCCTGCAGGTTATGTCACAGTCGAGATTGGCATACATCTCCACCATAAAATTCTTCAGTCGACAGAAGTCTACAAGGGCTTCCATTGCAACCTCCTGTTGATGATATGTTGCTCCGAATCGGGGTTGTGAAAGCCTTAGAATTATGCAACAAAAGAAGGCCTCAAGTTGCATCTTGAGCTCACTGCGGAGGTGGTGGTAAAGGTTCAACACAATGCTGCACACCATTGAAAGAATAAGTGGGCTTATCGATAACCCAAACTGCATTAGATTTCGAAAAAGCTCATCTTGGACCAATGACAGCAGCTTTGGATGCTTCGCAATTGCAGACCCACCAAGCTCAATTGCTGAATTGATCAACTTCAGGGCAAACAATGGTAGATCTTCATCAAACCCAATCTGCTCAGCAACATTGAGGAGAGAGCACAGGAAATGGAAAATCTCCACCATGCAAGGGATTCCATAAGGCTCCACAGAAAGGCCGCTTTCATCAGCAGAATTCTCATCAGGTATACCTGCCTCAGACGCATAGCTTCCGTTGCCATTTTCCATTTGCCCGATCCCAAACGGGTGATTCTTATCCATGCCACTCATCTACACAGAGTACAATGCAGAAAGCAGTTAGTAACCGGTGAATGGGGTAAAAATGCCATCTAATACATGAAAATGGTACATGATATGGAAATAAATGCCAAGGAGCTAGTCAAACTTCTCAAGGAAATTTCAGTAATTGATATTAGAAAATCTGGATAAACCCAGATTGATTCGCTCGTGTAAATGGTCAATTTTTTTTTTCTTGCTCTAAAGCTGAACAGTTGTTTGGATGAAAAAAAATTATCTGTACTCTTCATCATAACAGCACGCAGTAATTTAAACTTTATGGCCAACAACTCAACAGCCTTCTGATGGAAACTCACCAAAATATTTGAAAGATCCCAAAAGGAGTGGTACAATTGCATAAGTTGCATTGTCAGCACTCAGACTACTGCAGGCTACAAGGGAATGGCTAGAAGATGAAAGGTAACCAGCAGCGTTGCAGTAAGCCGCATAGGTTGTGCACGGGCATGTGTTGGGAGGTTGTGAACAATGTTGGCAAAAGATCGGATTCCCTTGGGGTAGCACTGTCAGCTAGTGTTAGCGTACTTGAATTGAATAATCTGGCTTGGTGCACCAAAAATAATACTGTGACAACAAAAAAAATCTCACTGGCAACTGATAATCCTGGCCAGCTCAGCTAAATGAAGAAGGGCCAGATTATTAAAATTTCAAGTTGGAAATAAAAAAAGTTCAGGATTTGAACTGGAATATGTTAAGACCATTCTTGTATGCATTTAGGTATAAAATTAAACTGAAACAAATTAGATTTCTGCTTGTCAGGCTTCCTACCGTAGAACAATTTATATTTACAAACATTGACATGTGAACCATAGGGTGTACAGAAGCTAACTGCTGCAACACCCCCAGCAACATCTCTATTCTCTGCCACCAAATTAAATCCTCCATGCTGACATTCATTTCAGCATAACTCCCATGATTCCAATCAATTCCATCATTCAAGCAGGAAAACTAAGCTATCATGTTTTTAAGCTGTTCAGCCGTTGTTTGTGAGGAATTAATTAGAACTTACAATAAGGAATTGAGGAGTCAGATTATTGGTCTGAAATGGGCGTGCGGAAAGTCACAACCTTGACATATGAAACCAAGAATGTAGGATATTATGCTGAAAGTAAACAGGGGATCCAGGGGATAACTTCTATAGGATCCGCACAAGGTGTGACTTGTGAGATTGGTCCATTTTGAGATTAAAAAGCTGTTCAAAACTACAAATTTTTTGGCAGCATTTTTACGAATTACAACTATCTTGGCATAGAATTTCATATCCAAAATTGAACAGACCAagtaacaaaaaataaaaaattgatgGTGAACAGTACTTCCTCTGTCCGTAAATAAGTGACTCAACTTTTTCTAGATGCGGATGTAGCTACACACTAAAAATACGTCTAGGTACAACAGTATGTAGAAAAAGTTGAGTcacttatttatggacggagggagtagtaaatgGATTGGGAATTTTATGCCATGGTGGATACATCTTGTGTGAAGGTTGGTGTACAGAAAATTGGATTTTTTTCAACACTTTTTGGATCTCCAAATGAACTGATATCACCTCATAGAATTTAACTGAACGCTATATCTCAAACAAATTGAGATCAAGGTGCCTAAAATGAGGAGTTCCGTGAACCTAACTAAAATTCTGTCAAAATTTCTAGAATTATACCCTCCATAAAGAGAATTTGAAAGAATAAAGTCGCTAGCGATAACCAGCCGCATCAATTAAAAGCTTGACAAACAAGCGTCCTACTTGTTTCAACATGGCGGAAATGCTGCAAATCCACAACTTTATTCTGTTAACTGCTAATGTCTTCCTAAAACCAGATAAATTTTGTCTACTTATAGGAAACTTTTTTTCTTGAACAATACGTGTGTCATAATACATTAGAAGAGAGGCGTGAAGAAGAAGGGCAGAGTACAGCAATgaacagaaacagaaaagaaaaggagGGGGGGATGCTCCTCAGAAGATGACATCATTACGCATTTTCCTTAGGCGCCAAATGGTGAGGATGATGATAGATTTGACGCCTTTCCAAATACCTGGATCTGCACTGTGCGATGCAGATTTAAACCAGGAGCTGAAATCGGTTTCTGGCTGTGGCATGCAGGACTGGGTTGCAAGGTGAGAGAGGACACCATGCCAGATCTGGTGCGCAAAGAAGCACTGCGTGAGGAGGTGAGTGGTGGATAAACTTTCCTGGTCACCTTCATTTCAATCAGTAGGCTAAAGAGTCACCTTCGCTAGTACCTCTCACTTGATCAGGACCAATTGCACCATAATCAGTTAGTTAGGTTTAATATGTCTGTCTCAATCCCCCCACATTGGCAGTTGAGCAGAAATGCACAATTAATAAGTTGAATAAAAGAAATTGGCATCTTGTGTTTCATAGTGGAGTAATGCCATGATGGAGTAGCATTTACTGTGCAATGGTGCTACTGAATTCTTGGGTACAGGGAAAACAATTTTCCTCAAAGCTCGTAACTCTGCTATTTGGAGAGTGAGAGTTGATTGTAGAGTCGATGCATGACTGGTAGTAACTAATAATAGGCAGAGCAGAGTGTAATGAAAATAAAGTTGACATTTTTTTTACCTCTGGCTTGACAGTGCCGTCGTCCGCATCATCATCAGCGCCGCCAATGAGCGGTAGTCGCGCAAAGACCAACCGCACTAGCTCGTGCATGGCGTGCCGCGAGAACCGCTGCAGGAGCTCCCCCTTGGCGGCTGCCTGGTGCACGACGCGGAAGCAGGTGTTGACGGCGGTGCAGACGTGCTGGTCCCCGAGCGCGGGCGCAGCGGGGGCGCGCAGGCACGCGAGGAGCGCCTGCAGCATGCGCATGAGCACGGCCTCCTCGGCGTGGGGCTC
It includes:
- the LOC127293549 gene encoding ARF guanine-nucleotide exchange factor GNOM-like, translated to MGRPRMLSAGGGIDPIAEEPHPPRAAATYPDPAALACAISAEASAVLAVMRRSLRHPRAAADDAAADHPLVASLKSLRRLAFSPSPSPPLPSAALRPFLDAVRSEEANAAVTSASLAALHGVMALTGRALPGAALREVVDAVAGCRFEAGAEPHAEEAVLMRMLQALLACLRAPAAPALGDQHVCTAVNTCFRVVHQAAAKGELLQRFSRHAMHELVRLVFARLPLIGGADDDADDGTVKPEMSGMDKNHPFGIGQMENGNGSYASEAGIPDENSADESGLSVEPYGIPCMVEIFHFLCSLLNVAEQIGFDEDLPLFALKLINSAIELGGSAIAKHPKLLSLVQDELFRNLMQFGLSISPLILSMVCSIVLNLYHHLRSELKMQLEAFFCCIILRLSQPRFGATYHQQEVAMEALVDFCRLKNFMVEMYANLDCDITCRNVFEELANLLSKSAFPINCPLSSMHILALEGLIAVIQGMADRIGNATSRPELRPVELDEYAPFWTVKCENFSDPQHWVKFVRQRKYVKRRLMIGADHFNRDPKKGLEFLQGNHLLPEKLDPQSVACFFRFTAGLDKNLVGDFLGNHDEFCVQVLHEFAQTFDFEDMNLDTALRLFLETFRLPGESQKIQRVLEAFSDRYYEQAPQAFANKDTALLLSYSIIMLNTDQHNMQVKKKMTEEDFIKNNRNINGGNDLPREMLSELYHAICRNEIKTTPEQGMGYSEMSPSRWIDLMRKSKSTPPYIVSDSQPVLDHDMFAIMSGPTIAAIAVVFDHSEHEEVLLTCVDGFLGIAKISAFHHLEDVLDDLVVSLCKFTTLLNTSLVEEPVTAFGDDLKARLATETLFTIANRYGDYIRTGWRNVLDCILRLHKLGLLPARVASDAADDSEASMETVQGKPTPSSISTSHIPVMGTPRKSSGLMGRFSQLLSLDSEEPRSQPTEQQLAAHQRTLQTIQKCRIDSIFTESKFLQPDSLLQLARALIWAAGRPQKVASSPDDEDTAVFCLELLIAITLNNRDRIVLLWQGVYEHIANIVQSTVMPCALVEKAIFGLLRICQRLLPYKENLADELLRSLQLVLKLDARVADAYCENITQEVARLVKANAGHIKSQMGWRTVVLLLSITARHPDASGVGFEAIMFIMSEGHLSKSNYPFCIEASRQFAESRVGLTERSIRALDLMADSVSNLARWSQDTQGPGEEADKGFEIIREMWLKLLQALKKLSLDQREEVRNHALVSLQRCLTATEGICLQSSTWSHAFDLVIFALLDDLLEIGQNHSQKDYRNMEGSLVLAMKLVAKVYLQLLPDLFGLSSFCKLWLGVLSRMEKYIKIKVRGKRSDKLQELIPELLRSILVAMKSRGILAKRSTIGGDSLWELTWLHVNNISMGLQSEVFPSQEYEQPNNVSSPRGVNNVEAQN